In one window of Larus michahellis chromosome 10, bLarMic1.1, whole genome shotgun sequence DNA:
- the ACTR8 gene encoding actin-related protein 8 yields MTQAEKGEAENGKDKERDREREQRGVKRPIVPAAVPESLQEQIQSNFIVVIHPGSTTLRLGRATDTLPVGIPHVIARRHKQQGQAAYRDSWLLRDGLNKPESTEQRQNGLKMVDQAIWSKKMSNGARRIPVSPDQARSYNRQMRPAILDHSSGAKWTNTSNHPEFLVGEEALYVNPLDSYNIHWPIRRGQLNLHTGPGGSLTAVLADLEVIWSQAIQKYLEIPLKDLKYYRCILLIPDIYNKQHVKELVNMILMKMGFSGIVVHQESVCATFGSGLSSACIVDVGDQKTSVCCVEDGVSHRNTRLCLAYGGSDVSRCFYWLMQRAGFPYRDCQLTSKLDCLLLQHLKETFCHLDQDISGLQDHEFQIRHPDSPALLYQFRLGDEKLQAPMALFYPATFGIVGQKMTTLQHRSQGDPEDPHDEHYLLATQSKQEQSAKATADRKSMSKPGAFEGDLRGQASDISERMYPQEVELGSSQSDCMISGNDSEEPLTAHMSRKTAISQFEGKALGLDKAILHSIDCCASDDTKKKMYSSILVVGGGLMFHKAQEFLQHRILNKMPPSFRRVVENVEVITRPKDMDPRLIAWKGGAVLACLDTTQELWIYQREWQRFGVRMLRERAAFVW; encoded by the exons ATGACCCAGGCGGAGAAAGGCGAGGCGGAGAACGGGAAGGACAAGGAGCGCGACCGGGAGCGCGAGCAGCGCGGCGTCAAGCGGCCCATCGTCCCCGCCGCCGTGCCCGAGTCCCTGCAGGAG CAAATCCAGAGCAACTTCATCGTGGTGATACACCCCGGCTCGACCACGCTGCGGCTCGGGAGGGCCACGGACACGCTGCCCGTGGGCATCCCCCATGTCATCGCCCGGCGGCACaagcagcagggacaggcggcCTACAGGGACAGCTGGCTCCTGCGGGACGGGCTCAAT AAACCTGAAAGTACTGAGCAGAGACAAAATGGCCTTAAAATGGTGGACCAAGCAATATGGTCCAAAAAGATGTCAAATGGTGCAAGGCGTATACCAGTGTCACCTGATCAG GCCAGGTCATACAACAGACAGATGCGGCCGGCTATTTTAGATCACAGCTCTGGGGCCAAGTGGACAAACACATCAAATCATCCTGAATTTCTGGTAGGAGAAGAG GCACTGTACGTTAATCCACTAGATTCTTATAATATACACTGGCCGATCAGAAGAGGGCAGTTGAATCTCCACACAGGACCTGGTGGCTCCCTCACTGCCGTATTAGCAGATCTTGAAGTTATATGGTCACAAGCAATACAAAAATATCTGGAAATACCACTGAAAGACTTAAAG TATTACAGATGCATTTTGCTAATTCCAGACATCTACAATAAACAACATGTGAAAGAACTGGTAAATATGATCCTAATGAAGATGGGCTTCTCAG GAATTGTTGTACACCAGGAGTCTGTCTGTGCTACCTTTGGAAGTGGTTTAAGCAGTGCATGTATAGTCGATGTGGGAGATCAGAAGACAAGTGTTTGCTGTGTAGAAGACGGTGTTTCCCATCGCAACACCAG GCTGTGCCTTGCATATGGAGGATCTGACGTATCAAGGTGTTTTTACTGGCTTATGCAACGAGCAGGGTTCCCATATAGAGACTGCCAGTTAACTAGTAAGTTGGACTGCCTGCTGCTTCAGCACCTAAAGGAGACATTTTGTCATCTAGACCAG GATATTTCTGGATTGCAAGATCACGAGTTCCAAATTCGTCATCCGGATTCTCCAGCTTTATTATACCAGTTCCGATTAGGGGATGAAAAATTACAG GCTCCAATGGCTCTGTTTTACCCAGCAACATTTGGAATTGTTGGACAAAAAATGACAACTTTGCAACACAGGTCACAAGGTGACCCTGAGGATCCTCATGATGAACATTACCTGCTAGCCACACAAAGTAAGCAGGAGCAG tcTGCAAAAGCTACAGCTGATAGAAAATCTATGTCGAAACCTGGTGCATTTGAGGGAGACTTGAGAGGCCAAGCCTCAGACATTTCAGAGAGGATGTACCCACAAGAAGTGGAACTGGGATCTTCCCAGAGTGATTGTATGATATCTGGAAATGACTCAGAGGAACCTTTAACAGCACACATGTCCAGGAAAACAGCTATTTCTCAGTTTGAAGGCAAAGCCTTGGGCCTTGACAAAGCCATTCTTCATAGTATTGACTGCTGCG CATCTGATGATACAAAAAAGAAGATGTACAGCTCCATCTTAGTAGTGGGAGGAGGCCTTATGTTTCATAAAGCTCAAGAGTTTCTTCAACACCGAATTCTCAACAAAATGCCACCTTCTTTTAGAAGAGTCGTTGAAAATGTGGAAGTCATCACAAGACCTAAG GATATGGATCCCCGCTTAATTGCATGGAAAGGAGGTGCTGTTTTAGCCTGTCTTGATACAACGCAGGAGCTATGGATATATCAGCGAGAATGGCAGCGCTTTGGTGTCAGAATGTTACGAGAACGAGCTGCATTTGTATGGTAA
- the SELENOK gene encoding selenoprotein K isoform X1 has translation MVYISNGQVLDNQSRAPWSLSSITDFFWSIADFVVLFFQSIIQPDLRRRGYTSSSYLGYNDGRGPPAQPRRRMGRINNWGGGPSPPPMAGGGUGR, from the exons ATGGTGTACATCTCCAACG GACAAGTTTTGGATAACCAGAGTCGGGCTCCTTGGAGTTTGTCATCTATAACAGATTTCTTCTGGTCGATAGCAGATTTTGTGGTTCTGTT tttccagaGCATTATTCAACCAGATTTGAGAAGAAGAGGCTACACATCTTCCTCCTATTTAGGATACAATGATGGAAGAGG GCCTCCAGCACAGCCTCGCCGTAGGATGGGTCGAATAAATAACTGGGGTGGAGGCCCCAGTCCACCACCAATGGCTGGAGGTGGATGAGGAAG GTAA
- the SELENOK gene encoding selenoprotein K isoform X2, with translation MVYISNGQVLDNQSRAPWSLSSITDFFWSIADFVVLFFQSIIQPDLRRRGYTSSSYLGYNDGRGPPAQPRRRMGRINNWGGGPSPPPMAGGGUGR, from the exons ATGGTGTACATCTCCAACG GACAAGTTTTGGATAACCAGAGTCGGGCTCCTTGGAGTTTGTCATCTATAACAGATTTCTTCTGGTCGATAGCAGATTTTGTGGTTCTGTT tttccagaGCATTATTCAACCAGATTTGAGAAGAAGAGGCTACACATCTTCCTCCTATTTAGGATACAATGATGGAAGAGG GCCTCCAGCACAGCCTCGCCGTAGGATGGGTCGAATAAATAACTGGGGTGGAGGCCCCAGTCCACCACCAATGGCTGGAGGTGGATGAGGAAGGTAA